One window of Arvicola amphibius chromosome 6, mArvAmp1.2, whole genome shotgun sequence genomic DNA carries:
- the Pnrc2 gene encoding proline-rich nuclear receptor coactivator 2 → MGGGERYNIPAPQSRNVSKSQQQHNRQKTKDQNSQMKIVHKKKERGHGYSPSAAAWQAMQNGGKNKSLSNDPNWNGSLTSPSLLFKSQANQNYAGAKFSEPPSPSVLPKPPSHWVPVSLNPSDKEIMTFQLKTLLKVQV, encoded by the coding sequence ATGGGTGGTGGAGAGAGGTATAACATTCCAGCCCCTCAATCTAGAAATGTTAGTAAGAGCCAACAACAGCACAACAGACAGAAGACCAAGGATCAGAATTCCCAGATGAAGATCGttcataagaaaaaagaaagaggacatgGGTACAGTCCATCGGCAGCTGCATGGCAGGCCATGCAGAATGGGGGAAAGAACAAGAGTCTTTCTAATGACCCAAATTGGAATGGTAGCTTAACAAGTCCAAGCTTGCTTTTTAAGTCTCAGGCTAACCAGAACTACGCTGGAGCCAAATTTAGTGAACCACCATCACCAAGTGTTCTCCCCAAGCCACCAAGCCACTGGGTTCCTGTTTCATTGAACCCTTCAGATAAGGAAATAATGACATTTCAACTTAAAACCCTACTTAAAGTACAGGTTTAA